A single window of Granulibacter bethesdensis DNA harbors:
- a CDS encoding efflux transporter outer membrane subunit yields the protein MAVRTWALGPFLAAILGACSLGPSWKSPDLDIPAAFRATPASAQTAWPSAEWWRDFNQPELTELMEEAKARNFDIAAAIARVRQADAQARVSGAPLLPASSLSGGHSWNQTARTKNGASGVSVGAGNTILTPGEHTNEVRQYNISDTISYELDFWGKNRATFEAAKESAQYSRFDQATVALTTTAAVATTYFNILGFQARVAIAEDNLRQSEETLKVIRARFEAGTASLLDVSQQEALVEGLRANVPALRSQLEQQVISLGLLVGRPPEMVSVKGGSLEQATIPQPAPGLPVDLVARRPDIAAAEAQLASANANIKVARAKFFPSFTLTASGGFQALTMAYLFTPQGQIASLSTSVAQTVFDNGVLFGNLDIAKGRYEELLATYRKTVVQAFTDVENAITSYRYATEQEAMQRKAVEVSRRAADVARAQLLAGVIDVTALLQAQQTLFSNQATLAQVRLSRFEAVINLYKALGGGWTRLPAPGHKI from the coding sequence ATGGCGGTAAGAACATGGGCACTGGGGCCGTTTCTGGCGGCTATTTTGGGGGCCTGTTCGCTCGGGCCCAGCTGGAAATCCCCAGATTTGGATATCCCCGCCGCTTTCCGTGCCACCCCTGCCAGCGCACAAACGGCCTGGCCATCTGCCGAATGGTGGCGTGACTTCAATCAGCCGGAACTGACGGAGCTGATGGAAGAAGCCAAGGCACGCAATTTCGACATCGCCGCCGCCATTGCCCGTGTCCGTCAAGCCGATGCACAGGCACGCGTCTCCGGTGCACCATTGTTACCCGCCTCATCCTTGTCCGGAGGCCACTCATGGAATCAGACGGCACGGACCAAAAACGGGGCATCCGGCGTATCCGTCGGGGCGGGCAACACCATCCTGACACCCGGCGAGCATACCAATGAAGTCCGGCAATATAACATTTCTGATACGATCAGTTATGAGCTGGATTTCTGGGGCAAAAATCGTGCGACTTTCGAGGCCGCAAAGGAAAGTGCCCAGTATAGCCGCTTCGATCAAGCCACCGTGGCGCTGACGACGACAGCCGCTGTCGCCACCACCTATTTTAATATTCTGGGCTTCCAGGCCCGTGTCGCCATTGCCGAGGACAATCTGCGGCAAAGTGAGGAAACACTGAAGGTCATCCGTGCCCGTTTCGAGGCAGGCACTGCCTCTCTGCTGGATGTCTCACAACAGGAAGCACTGGTGGAGGGATTACGCGCCAACGTCCCGGCACTCCGTTCCCAGCTGGAACAGCAGGTGATCAGCCTCGGTCTGCTGGTGGGTCGGCCGCCGGAAATGGTCTCCGTCAAAGGAGGATCGCTGGAACAGGCGACCATCCCCCAACCAGCCCCCGGTCTACCCGTTGATCTGGTGGCGCGGCGGCCAGATATTGCCGCCGCCGAAGCGCAGCTTGCCTCCGCCAACGCCAATATCAAGGTTGCAAGGGCGAAGTTCTTTCCCTCTTTTACTCTGACAGCCAGCGGGGGGTTTCAGGCCTTGACGATGGCCTACCTGTTTACACCCCAGGGGCAGATTGCCAGCCTCAGCACCAGCGTGGCCCAGACGGTTTTCGATAACGGCGTTCTGTTCGGTAATCTTGATATTGCCAAAGGCCGCTATGAAGAGTTGCTCGCGACCTATCGCAAGACCGTGGTGCAGGCTTTCACCGATGTGGAAAATGCCATCACCTCCTATCGTTATGCTACTGAACAGGAAGCGATGCAGCGCAAGGCCGTGGAGGTCTCCCGCCGCGCGGCCGATGTAGCGCGCGCCCAGCTTCTGGCCGGAGTGATTGATGTCACTGCCCTGTTGCAGGCGCAGCAGACCTTGTTCAGTAATCAGGCCACTCTGGCTCAGGTCAGACTGTCGAGATTTGAAGCGGTCATCAATCTCTACAAGGCCCTTGGCGGTGGCTGGACCCGCTTGCCCGCTCCCGGACACAAGATATGA
- a CDS encoding efflux RND transporter periplasmic adaptor subunit, translating to MKFRTFAIWLLLVATAGSGVYWLVNHAKQSRQHHAGGRPMQGGGSHAVVVRTADVITQDIPVFLDGLGTVQGFYTVTVQPMVSGPLLEVRFTEGQDVHRGDILAQINPRAYKATLDQYIAKKAQDEANLANAKLDLKRYEQLGRNNYTSAQTLATQRATVAQNEALVKQDQALIDGARTNLDWTTIRAPIDGRTGLRQVDVGNLISSSSTNGLVVITQIEPIAVIFTLPQQVLPRLIRAIQHENGTPLSVIALPQGNATGGERPDDADVLDTGTLTVLNNQVDSTTGTVKLKAVFPNKNHLLWPGGFVNARLLVETLHGAITVPPLAIQHGPNSAFVWIVNKDKTVSRRTVTTGQENQSAIVIKDGLHPGETVVLDGASRLTDGATVSIATDQPPGQTPPQQKPHPHGNRPHG from the coding sequence ATGAAATTCCGTACTTTTGCGATCTGGCTGCTTCTGGTTGCCACTGCGGGAAGCGGTGTTTACTGGCTCGTCAACCATGCAAAACAATCCCGGCAGCATCACGCTGGTGGAAGGCCCATGCAGGGGGGTGGCAGTCATGCCGTGGTTGTAAGAACCGCGGACGTCATAACGCAGGACATTCCGGTTTTTCTGGACGGCTTGGGAACCGTACAGGGATTTTACACAGTTACGGTTCAGCCGATGGTCAGCGGCCCATTGCTGGAAGTCCGCTTTACCGAAGGTCAGGATGTCCACCGTGGCGATATTCTGGCACAGATCAATCCCCGTGCTTACAAAGCGACCCTCGACCAGTATATCGCCAAGAAAGCGCAGGATGAGGCCAATCTCGCCAATGCGAAGCTCGATCTGAAACGCTATGAGCAATTGGGGCGGAACAACTACACCTCGGCCCAGACACTGGCCACCCAGCGTGCCACGGTGGCGCAGAACGAAGCACTGGTGAAGCAGGATCAGGCCCTGATCGACGGGGCCCGCACCAATCTGGACTGGACCACCATCCGCGCCCCGATCGATGGCCGCACAGGATTGCGACAGGTGGATGTCGGCAATCTGATCAGCAGCAGTTCCACCAACGGTCTGGTGGTGATCACACAGATCGAGCCGATCGCCGTTATCTTCACATTGCCTCAGCAGGTTCTGCCCAGACTGATACGCGCCATTCAGCATGAAAATGGTACGCCTCTGTCAGTGATCGCCCTGCCGCAGGGGAATGCAACAGGTGGCGAGCGCCCGGATGATGCGGACGTTCTGGATACAGGAACACTCACCGTGCTGAACAATCAGGTGGACAGCACCACCGGCACGGTAAAGCTGAAAGCCGTGTTCCCGAATAAAAATCACCTTCTCTGGCCCGGTGGTTTCGTGAATGCCCGTCTGCTGGTGGAAACTTTGCATGGTGCCATCACAGTACCGCCGCTGGCGATTCAGCACGGACCGAACAGCGCTTTTGTCTGGATCGTCAACAAAGATAAAACCGTTTCAAGGCGTACTGTCACAACCGGCCAGGAAAACCAGAGTGCGATCGTGATCAAGGACGGTCTGCATCCAGGCGAAACGGTCGTGCTGGACGGTGCATCCCGCCTGACTGATGGCGCGACCGTCAGTATCGCCACGGATCAGCCACCCGGACAGACACCTCCCCAACAGAAGCCTCATCCGCACGGGAACAGGCCGCACGGATGA
- a CDS encoding efflux RND transporter permease subunit, with protein MSISAPFIARPIATSLLAVAMMLGGLLGYLWLPVSSLPEVDFPTIQVMTRLPGLSPTGSALLLTAPLERQFGQIPGLTSMISTSADGISQITLQFDLSRNMDSAAQDVQAAINAANGTLPANLPYPPTYSKINPADAPILSLALTSGTVPLDAIADITDTVLQPKLSQLPGVGRATIQGSLRKAVRIRLLPDRLAAYGLSLEDVRNAVSNANVNGAKGGFDGAERSIQLGANDQLVSPDAYRSLVIAWRNNAPVRLSNIASIVNGLENDHVGAWVLRSGTQQSAVVLDIQRQPGANIVATVGAIREALPELQNALPAGVQLSIIADRTDTIRASVTEVEITLLLSIFLVVAVIYLFLGSLRATIIPGIALPLSLIGTFAVMYEAGYSLDNLSLMALTIATGFVVDDAIVMIENVVRYIERGVPPLQAAYDGARQIGFTIISLTVSLVAVFIPLLFMSGVVGRLFKEFAITLTVAVVVSAVISLTLTPMMCGRLLRPLHEERPGLLPRLFERGFSACLEVYRRTLHIALAHQGVVLLIAFSSLAITILLYVMTPKGFLPAQDTGIITIVTEADQSVSIKRMGTLQNNAARLLAKDPAVETITSLVGVGTTNATPNTGRLTVVLKPPALRDPVLEVMDRFRIIFAHQPGLTAYMQAQQDIQIGTRITRTQYQYTIIDTDVRELQQWAPRLLHALKALPMLQDVASDQQDQGSAIMITVDRAAAMRLGITVQAIEDTLYDAFGQRQISTIYAQSNQYRVVLESDPAWQSLPDVLNRLRVPGQNDTQVPLAAVATLAPVSAPLAITHQEQFPSVTFSFNLAPGISLEQAMSSISAASLQIGVPETIAGSYAGDAAEFQRSLASEPWLILAAIIVIYIVLGVLYESTIHPVTILSTLPSAGIGALLALMATGTDLSLVALIGIVLLMGIVKKNAIMMIDFAIEAERDRGLSPAAAIEEACLLRFRPIIMTTAAALLGALPLALQHGAGSELRYPLGITIIGGLLLSQLLTLYTTPVIYLMMERVRIRLNHGRKPGPLDLPAD; from the coding sequence ATGAGTATATCCGCGCCCTTTATCGCGCGTCCGATCGCAACCTCCCTGCTGGCGGTTGCGATGATGCTCGGTGGATTGCTGGGTTATCTCTGGCTGCCGGTTTCCTCTCTGCCGGAGGTCGATTTTCCGACCATACAGGTGATGACCCGTCTGCCTGGTCTCAGCCCTACCGGGTCCGCCCTCCTGCTGACAGCACCGCTGGAGCGCCAGTTCGGGCAGATTCCCGGCTTGACAAGCATGATCTCCACCAGTGCCGATGGAATCAGCCAGATCACGCTGCAATTCGATCTGTCCCGCAACATGGACAGCGCTGCACAGGATGTTCAGGCTGCCATCAATGCCGCCAATGGAACGCTGCCGGCAAATCTGCCCTATCCGCCGACATATTCAAAAATCAATCCGGCGGATGCGCCGATCCTGTCTCTCGCCCTGACATCGGGGACTGTACCACTGGATGCGATCGCAGATATTACCGATACTGTTCTGCAACCAAAACTATCGCAGCTTCCAGGCGTCGGACGGGCCACCATTCAGGGGAGCCTGCGCAAGGCCGTACGGATCAGGCTGTTGCCGGATCGGCTGGCAGCGTACGGTCTGTCTCTGGAAGATGTCCGCAATGCGGTTTCCAATGCGAATGTAAACGGCGCAAAAGGCGGCTTCGACGGTGCTGAACGCTCCATCCAGCTAGGCGCCAATGATCAGCTTGTATCGCCGGATGCCTATCGTTCTCTGGTCATCGCATGGCGCAATAACGCACCCGTCCGGCTGTCGAATATTGCCAGCATTGTGAACGGACTTGAAAACGATCATGTCGGGGCATGGGTTCTTCGCAGCGGAACACAGCAGTCAGCCGTCGTACTGGATATCCAGCGCCAGCCCGGCGCCAATATCGTCGCAACCGTCGGCGCAATCAGGGAAGCCCTGCCCGAATTACAGAACGCTCTTCCGGCAGGCGTACAGCTTTCCATCATTGCGGATCGTACCGACACCATCCGTGCCTCTGTCACTGAGGTCGAGATCACACTGCTTCTGTCGATTTTTCTGGTGGTCGCGGTGATCTATCTGTTTCTGGGTTCGCTGCGGGCGACAATCATCCCCGGCATTGCGCTGCCGCTTTCCCTGATCGGCACGTTCGCGGTGATGTATGAGGCTGGATACAGTCTCGATAATCTTTCCCTGATGGCGTTGACCATCGCGACCGGTTTCGTAGTCGATGATGCCATCGTCATGATCGAAAACGTAGTGCGGTACATCGAGCGCGGCGTGCCTCCACTTCAGGCCGCTTATGACGGGGCACGGCAGATCGGCTTCACCATCATATCGCTGACAGTCTCGCTGGTGGCCGTGTTCATACCGCTGCTGTTCATGTCCGGTGTGGTAGGGCGACTGTTCAAGGAATTTGCCATTACGCTCACCGTGGCGGTGGTTGTCTCCGCAGTGATCTCCCTGACATTGACCCCGATGATGTGTGGCAGATTACTGCGCCCCCTGCATGAAGAAAGGCCCGGTCTGCTGCCACGTCTGTTCGAGCGTGGATTTTCCGCCTGTCTGGAGGTCTACCGCCGCACGCTGCATATCGCTCTGGCACATCAGGGCGTGGTACTGCTGATTGCCTTCTCGTCCCTTGCCATCACCATCCTCCTTTATGTGATGACTCCGAAAGGATTTCTGCCCGCACAGGATACCGGGATCATCACGATCGTCACGGAGGCCGATCAGAGCGTTTCCATCAAGCGTATGGGCACCCTGCAAAACAATGCCGCCCGCCTTCTGGCCAAGGATCCGGCCGTGGAAACGATCACGTCTCTGGTCGGGGTCGGTACGACCAATGCCACGCCAAATACAGGCCGCTTGACCGTCGTACTGAAACCGCCCGCCTTGCGTGATCCGGTGCTGGAAGTGATGGACCGGTTTCGCATCATCTTCGCACATCAACCCGGCCTGACGGCGTATATGCAGGCACAACAGGATATCCAGATCGGAACCCGTATCACCCGTACCCAGTATCAGTACACCATTATTGATACGGATGTGAGGGAACTTCAGCAATGGGCACCTCGTCTGCTGCATGCGCTGAAAGCATTGCCGATGTTGCAGGATGTTGCTTCTGACCAGCAGGATCAGGGCAGCGCGATCATGATTACTGTCGACCGCGCCGCCGCCATGCGGCTTGGTATTACCGTGCAGGCAATTGAGGATACGCTGTATGATGCTTTCGGGCAGCGGCAGATCTCCACCATCTATGCGCAGTCCAACCAGTATCGCGTGGTGCTGGAATCCGACCCGGCGTGGCAGTCACTCCCGGATGTGCTCAATCGTCTGCGTGTGCCGGGACAGAACGACACGCAGGTTCCGCTGGCGGCGGTGGCAACGCTTGCTCCGGTCAGCGCACCGCTCGCAATCACCCATCAGGAACAGTTTCCCTCGGTCACTTTCAGCTTCAATCTGGCACCGGGCATATCCTTGGAACAGGCCATGAGCAGCATCTCGGCCGCCAGTCTCCAGATCGGAGTGCCGGAAACGATTGCCGGTTCCTATGCGGGTGATGCGGCCGAATTCCAGCGCAGTCTGGCCAGCGAGCCATGGCTTATCCTTGCCGCCATCATTGTGATCTACATCGTGCTGGGCGTGCTGTATGAGAGCACCATCCATCCTGTCACGATCCTCTCCACGCTGCCTTCCGCAGGCATCGGCGCGCTTCTGGCCCTGATGGCGACCGGAACCGATCTTTCTCTGGTTGCGCTGATCGGCATCGTGCTGCTGATGGGGATCGTCAAGAAAAACGCGATCATGATGATCGACTTCGCTATCGAGGCGGAGCGGGATCGTGGGCTTTCCCCCGCCGCAGCGATTGAAGAAGCCTGCCTGCTGCGCTTCCGTCCCATCATTATGACGACAGCTGCCGCCTTGCTGGGGGCACTGCCGCTGGCGCTCCAGCATGGAGCCGGATCGGAATTACGCTATCCGCTGGGCATCACCATCATTGGGGGCCTGCTGCTGAGCCAGTTGCTGACCCTTTATACCACACCGGTCATCTATCTGATGATGGAGCGTGTGCGCATTCGCCTCAACCATGGCCGCAAGCCCGGTCCGCTGGATCTGCCGGCAGACTGA